The following are encoded in a window of Dictyostelium discoideum AX4 chromosome 6 chromosome, whole genome shotgun sequence genomic DNA:
- a CDS encoding hypothetical protein (Similar to Lactococcus lactis (Subsp. lactis) (Streptococcus lactis). Oxidoreductase), with translation MEPIIDNNSKVFIVTGTSTGIGLSIVKKILDQKLRVVAFTRSKEVVENQVKDYYSKSNKNNIDYQSSLLAIQVDITNQQSVENGVQEALKVFGRIDVVVNNAGYSQWGNTEEVSDKDHRDIFEVNYFSVLNIIKSTLPILRKQKSGLILNVSSLIGHLPYPGFSSYVASKFALTGLTLTLAKEVEPLGIKVVLLSPGVFKTDITHKQQFKNLENPIADYYQKVSLQETFDSLKKYEDHAKGSSDKFGDLVIEINQLYEQGKQLPSNFFIGSDAVDHAQVHLTNLLSELNQWKDLCISTDN, from the exons atggagccaattattgataataattcaaaagtATTCATTGTTACTGGTACTTCAACTGGAATAGGTTTATCAATTGTAAAGAAAATTTTAGATCAaa aattaaggGTTGTAGCATTTACAAGATCAAAAGAAGTTGTTGAAAATCAAGTTaaagattattattcaaaaagtaataaaaataatattgattaccaatcatcattattagcAATTCAAGTTGATATAACAAATCAACAAAGTGTTGAAAATGGAGTTCAAGAAGCATTGAAAGTATTTGGTAGAATTGATGTTGTGGTTAATAATGCAGGTTATAGTCAATGGGGTAATACTGAAGAAGTGAGTGATAAGGATCATAGGGATATCTTTGAAGTTAATTATTTCtcagttttaaatattattaaatccacattaccaattttaagaaaacaaaaaagtggattaattttaaatgtttcaaGTTTAATTGGCCATCTTCCATATCCAGGTTTTTCATCATACGTAGCTAGTAAATTCGCACTCACAGGTTTGACATTAACACTTGCAAAAGAAGTTGAACCATTGGGTATTAAAGTTGTATTATTGTCCCCTGGCGTATTCAAGACTGATATCACCCATaaacaacaatttaaaaatcttgAAAATCCAATCGCagattattatcaaaaagtATCACTTCAAGAAACCTTTGATTCATTGAAAAAGTATGAAGATCATGCAAAAGGTTCATCAGATAAATTTGGTGATCTTGTCATTGAAATTAATCAACTTTATGAACAAGGTAAACAATTACCATCAAACTTTTTCATTGGTAGTGATGCTGTTGATCATGCTCAAGTACATTTAACTAATCTTTTAAGTGAATTAAATCAATGGAAAGATCTTTGTATTTCAActgataattaa
- the pigT gene encoding hypothetical protein, with the protein MGLKFLVVILILSIFVNSNEATKTTKNDDDNSSYATFNETQSFFEELLIKPLPKGKLMTHVQFTTEWNSNFLEKSTFQHYDLFPRSIGDLITRVGIEEFTLVFTQGRWSYSEWGYPVRAAPVGVELIAWMKPLEKGIDAQWRELTHSLSGLFCASMQFLYQVPHHTSSPNRSFRPEGESNIYNYNGGDEDSFSSSSSSSSTTTTTTPAIKLNNGTIVPLELRYGILPRESVCTENLTPWVKLLPCREQSGLGKLLNPHKLYDVHYHSMSITIRKICKNNNNNNNTDNDSSCLSPTLEIVQSLTIVNDLNNNQHQQETIETNLDNLFGLKGNTGLSACPLASRSKIYIQKQPSLNTNLKITNIGANSNNIEQQQQQQQSDSFKNGEKETDNFYIYDLMKYSTNKPLKLKMNWSKNFKRKFETPVVAHSHLTGYGQERGGIATQIFNTENYAINITYFQAIPWYLRLYFHTLKFNIETSGEKSIDNTNRKEDSPFLLYKNISPAETRSSPSTIELSFEMPPNSVASMSIEFDKVFLHYTEHPPDANRGFDLGSGVVTAFIKSSNANEGDAIHLEWSNETYNNNNNNNNNNNNNNRNNDKSSIIPVRIYTEGLLITLPTPDFSMLYNVITLTGTVFALFFGSMINILIRRFKNTFTGNDFVSDRPIAKIYRRILRFIDGK; encoded by the exons atgggtttaaaatttttagtggttattttaatattatcaatatttgtaAATAGTAATGAAGCCactaaaacaacaaaaaatgatgatgataactCATCATATGCAACATTCAATGAAACACAATCGTTTTTCGAAGAacttttaattaaaccattACCAAAGGGTAAATTAATGACACATGTACAATTTACAACAGAGTGGAACTCAAACTTTTTAGAAAAATCAACTT TTCAACATTATGATTTATTTCCAAGATCAATTGGTGATTTAATTACTAGAGTTGGAATTGAAGAATTTACATTAGTTTTCACACAAGGACGTTGGAGTTATTCAGAATGGGGTTACCCAGTTAGAGCTGCCCCTGTTGGTGTTGAATTAATAGCTTGGATGAAACCATTAGAAAAAGG tattgaTGCACAATGGAGAGAATTAACTCATTCATTATCAGGTTTATTTTGCGCTAGTATGCAATTTTTATACCAAGTACCACATCatacatcatcaccaaatagATCATTTAGACCAGAAGGTGAAtctaatatatataattacaatggtggtgatgaagatagtttttcatcatcatcatcatcatcatcaacaacaacaactacaacaccagctattaaattaaataatggtacAATTGTACCATTAGAATTAAGATATGGTATTTTACCAAGAGAATCAGTTTGTACAGAGAATTTAACACCATGGGTTAAATTGTTACCATGTCGTGAACAATCTGGTCTTGGTAAATTACTTAATCCACATAAACTATATGATGTACATTATCATTCAATGTCAATAACAATTAGAAagatttgtaaaaataataataataataataatactgatAATGATTCATCATGTTTATCACCAACATTAGAAATTGTACAAAGTTTAACAAttgtaaatgatttaaataataatcaacatcaacaagaaacaattgaaaccaatttagataatttatttggaCTTAAAGGTAATACTGGTTTATCAGCATGTCCATTAGCTTCTAGAagtaaaatttatattcaaaaacaaccatctttaaatacaaatttaaaaattactaatattggtgctaatagcaataatattgaacaacagcaacaacaacaacaaagtgatagttttaaaaatggtgaaaAAGAAActgataatttttatatttacgatttaatgaaatattcaacaaataaaccattgaaattaaagatgaaTTGGTCAAAGAATTTTAAGAGAAAGTTTGAAACACCAGTGGTTGCACATAGTCATTTAACTGGCTATGGTCAAGAACGTGGTGGTATTGCAACTCAAATATTTAATACTGAAAATTATGCAATCAATATAACTTATTTTCAAGCTATACCTTGGTATTTAAGATTATATTTTCATACtcttaaatttaatattgaaacaagtggtgaaaaatcaattgataacaCCAATAGAAAAGAAGAttcaccatttttattatataaaaatatttcaccAGCCGAAACTagatcatcaccatcaactattgaattatcatttgaaatgCCACCAAATTCTGTAGCTTCAATGTCAATAGAATTCGATAAAGTATTTTTACATTATACTGAACATCCACCCGATGCAAATAGAGGTTTCGATTTAGGTTCTGGTGTTGTGACTGCTTTCataaaatcatcaaatgCTAATGAAGGTGATGCAATTCATTTAGAATGGTCAAATGAaacttataataataataataataataacaataataacaataataataataggaacaatgataaatcatcaataatACCTGTTAGAATTTATACAGAAGGTTTATTAATAACATTACCAACACCAGATTTCAGTATGCTTTACAATGTAATTACACTCACTGGTACTGTTTTCGCTTTGTTTTTTGGTTCAATGATTAATATTCTCATtagaagatttaaaaatacttttaCTGGAAATGACTTTGTTTCTGATCGTCCAATCGCAAAGATTTATAGAAGGATTTTAAGATTCATTGAtggtaaataa
- the dia2 gene encoding hypothetical protein — MKQIIRLITTLLLLSLIGITCAAVAKLHETDKKFKGVELPEKFLDDFNLEVGKLQYANLFRSKKDDITHSAGEIRIDQQGSFSRGEKKKKFKVYNLQAQTNGKSSKTVAHVEVFDTIDAKTKAEQNEVLALAKEAFTKSKDSGKLYQVIPN, encoded by the exons atgaaacaaattattagattaataactacattattattattatcactcaTTGGTATTACTTGTGCAGCAGTAGCCAAACTTCATGAAAcagataaaaaatttaaaggtGTTGAATTGCCTGAAAAATTTTTAGATG attttaatttagagGTTGGTAAACTTCAATATGCAAATCTTTTCCGTTCTAAAAAAGATGATATTACACATTCTGCTGGTGAAATAAGAATTGATCAACAAGGTTCATTTTCAAGAggtgaaaaaaagaaaaagtttaAGGTATACAATCTTCAAGCTCAAACAAATGGTAAATCAAGTAAAACAGTTGCTCATGTTGAAGTATTTGATACAATTGATGCAAAAACAAAAGCTGAACAAAATGAAGTATTGGCATTAGCTAAAGAAGCATTCACAAAAAGTAAAGATTCTGGAAAATTATATCAAGTTATTCCAAACTAA
- the cpnF gene encoding copine F, translating to MAETIRPISKIELRFKLADIKKPSSQIIVYCNSGDSKRFDLIGATERIDNKSEPFFNTTINIDYYFESVQKLYLLAINHNLKTLDFTKIDQLDVVGEFTPTIGDLISRDGKRLIGDIKDKDKITGKIEITAEEIYETGHNIILQLKGTKLDKKDLFSSDPYFKIYKSSPSGNSIVFESSVIKNNINPIFDPIVIRLQELNGGCMFRELTFEFWDHNDIVDDELIGSFRTNTDEILSGIIKEFPIINQKLKSKKSNYEHSGIINFIDSRILYKPTIQDFINGNGNGNGNGDGNCLIDLMVAIDCTESNGDQKLETSLHYNVKPHQNQYIRSLLALESQLLNNFGVKLEKRVEVFGFGAVINKHPNHNFRFHYIIDDRPNTLKAGISGVIELYDKAIPKIQFTSPTKISSIIEDATRYSLQDFHSTQLKYSILLILIDSDITDYESTVDEIVEASKAPLSIIFIGVGEYSFQNIPQLDGEKNGNIRLIGRFDRKQIRDNVHFISFKEFSINQIDFQNEILRKLPNQLTEFMEFKNYLPNGLSYTQTEIKKIK from the exons atggcTGAAACAATTAgaccaatttcaaaaattgaattaagaTTCAAATTAGCAGATATAAAGAAACCAAGTTCACAAATTATAGTTTATTGTAATAGTGGAGATTCAAAaagatttgatttaattgggGCAACTGAaagaattgataataaatctgAACCATTTTTTAACACAACtataaatattgattattattttgaaagtgttcaaaaattatatttattagcAATAAAccataatttaaaaacacttgattttacaaaaattGATCAACttgatgttgttggtgaattt acaCCAACAATTggtgatttaatttcaagaGATGGTAAAAGATTAATTGGTGatattaaagataaagataaaattacaggtaaaattgaaattacagCAGAGGAAATTTATGAAACTGGACATAACATAATATTACAACTTAAAGGAACCAAAttagataaaaaagatttattttcaagtgatccatattttaaaatctataaaTCATCACCAAGTGGTAATTCAATAGTTTTTGAAAGTAGtgttataaaaaacaatatcaatCCAATATTTGATCCAATTGTAATTAGATTACAAGAATTAAATGGTGGTTGTATGTTTAGAGAATTAACATTTGAATTTTGGGATCACAATGATATAGTagatgatgaattaattggATCATTTAGAACCAATACTGATGAAATTCTAAGTGGCATAATTAAAGAGTTTCcaataatcaatcaaaaattgaagtcaaaaaaatcaaattatgaACATAGTGgtataataaatttcattgattcaagaattttatataaaccAACAATACAAGATTTCatcaatggtaatggtaatggtaatggtaatggtgatggtaattgtttaattgatttaatggtTGCAATTGATTGTACAGAATCAAATGGTGATCAAAAATTAGAGACATCTTTACATTATAATGTAAAGCCACATCAAAATCAGTATATTAGATCATTGTTGGCACTTGAATCACAATTGTTGAATAATTTCGGAGTAAAGTTAGAAAAGAGAGTTGAAGTATTTGGATTCGGTGCTGTTATTAATAAGCATCCAAATCACAATTTCAGATTTCATTATATAATTGATGATAGACCAAATACTCTAAAAGCAGGTATCAGTGGTGTGATTGAGTTATACGATAAAGCAATACCAAAGATTCAATTTACCTCACCAACTAAAATTAGTTCAATAATTGAAGATGCAACTAGATATTCATTACAAGATTTTCATTCAACTCAGTTAAAGTATTCTATACTTTTAATACTTATCGATAGCGATATCACAGATTATGAATCTACTGTAGATGAAATAGTTGAAGCATCAAAAGCACCATTatcaatcattttcattggTGTTGGTGAATATTCATTCCAAAATATACCACAATTAGATGGTGAAAAAAATGGTAACATTAGATTAATTGGTCGTTTCGATAGAAAACAAATTAGAGATAATGTTcattttatatcatttaaaGAGTTTTCCATCAACCAAATCGATTTTCAAAATGAAATACTTCGaaaattaccaaatcaaTTAACTGAATTTatggaatttaaaaattatttaccaAATGGTTTATCTTATACACAAactgaaataaaaaaaataaaataa
- a CDS encoding hypothetical protein (Similar to Lactococcus lactis (Subsp. lactis) (Streptococcus lactis). Oxidoreductase): protein MEPINNINNNNNNNNNNNNNNKNNNNKNINNNNSKVFIVTGSSNGLEFRVAAFTRSKEDVESKIKDYYSKSNENNIDYQSSLLAIQVDIKNQQSVEKGVQEALKLFGRIDVVVNNAGYCQWGNAEEVSDKDHRDIFDVNYFSVINMIKSTLPILRKQKSGLILNVSSMVGHTPFVGVSSYVATKFALEGLTFTLAKEVEPFGIKVVLLSPGIFKTELGQTEQFRNLENPIPDYYQTASLQQTYDHIKNFMQSSKGSPDKFGDFVVEIHQLYEQGKQLPSNFFVGSDAIDTIQKHFTGLLDEFSQWKDLCISTDDNN, encoded by the exons atggaaccaattaataatataaataataataataataataataataataataataataataataaaaataataataataaaaacattaataataataattcaaaagtATTCATTGTTACTGGTAGTTCAAATGGATTAG aatttagagTTGCAGCATTTACAAGATCAAAAGAAGATGTTGaaagtaaaattaaagattattattcaaaaagtaatgaaaataatattgattaccaatcatcattattagcAATTCAAGTtgatataaaaaatcaacaaagtGTTGAAAAAGGAGTTCAAGAAGCGTTGAAATTATTTGGTAGAATTGATGTTGTGGTTAATAATGCAGGTTATTGTCAGTGGGGCAATGCTGAAGAAGTGAGTGATAAGGATCATAGGGATATCTTTGATGTTAACTATTTCTCAGTTATAAATATGATTAAATCTACATTACCAATAttaagaaaacaaaaaagtgGATTAATATTGAATGTTTCAAGTATGGTTGGCCATACTCCATTTGTGGGTGTTTCATCGTATGTTGCTACTAAATTCGCATTGGAAGGGTTGACATTTACACTTGCAAAAGAAGTTGAACCATTTGGTATTAAAGTTGTGTTATTGTCACCTGGAATATTCAAGACTGAATTAGGCCAAACTGAACAATTTAGAAATCTTGAAAATCCAATCCCAGATTACTACCAAACTGCATCACTCCAACAAACCTATGaccatattaaaaattttatgcAATCTTCCAAAGGCTCACCTGATAAATTTGGTGATTTTGTCGTTGAAATCCACCAGCTTTATGAACAAGGTAAACAATTACCATCAAACTTTTTCGTTGGTAGTGATGCTATTGATACCATTCAAAAACATTTTACAGGTCTTTTAGATGAATTTAGTCAATGGAAAGATCTTTGTATTTCCACTGAtgacaacaattaa